CCAAACTCTCATGCAtggataaaaaaagaataaagaaagaacTTATTCTAATTGATATTACAATCTGGAGTTTTTTTGTTGTGAAGTTAGAAGTGGTCTTTagttaaaatacatataaaagataaatacgAGAATTTAGAAAAGATGgaggaaaaaggttttttaaagagatcaacaaaatttctttttaaagtctatttaataaaacctaattatattttaaccttctattaataaaaataatacatatatcatttaattaaatcttctcaagtcttataaaTATCCATTTGGTATGTCTTCAAAGTTAAAAGGGGATAAAGTATATCAAACATATGCATATTGAAATTAACTATAAAAAGAAACGTTATCAACTTCACAGATTAATTAATATAGATGGAGAAAATAATCCTGATATTGCTGGCAAGGTCTAATTTGCGTTTTATTTATGTCTTTCTTCACAATCTTCGCATGACACTtagataagaaaattaagattagGTTTTGTACCTTCATTTTATGTACAGTCTCCTCTCtcttttaaactctttttttcatttagaaGGATGCTATATTTTTAAGGAAGCACTATTAATATATAGCTTCATCATgctttttagaattttatttattttagaagtaTGTTAccaagatattttaaaaatagtaattttttattcaaggtattaaataaaatataaaatattgataaatatatttaagatgtTCACTGatgtttcttaatttaaaaagaaaaaaacaggtAGACAGGTGCATTATTAATCTTGAAAAAAGggtatgaaaaataaagaaataattgagTCCTCTTTCCGACGTGCGAGAGTTTGATAACTTCTTAAGAAACCAGCAATTTAAAAATGCGCTCTGTCACGGGCAATCCACCGTTTACTCTGATTCTCCCGGTGGAGACCTTTCTTCCCTTCATCCAACGGCTCAGAGTTTCCTTAAGATGCCACGCGTCAGTAGACTTTGCAGATTGCATTTGATCCCACGCAAGAGAGTATGCAGGTGTGTTCTCGACGCGATTCCTTTGCTGAGAATGAAGCAAGAAGGTATTAGGTAGGTGAGGTGAATTTAAGAGGCTCACTCCTACCCTACTAAGATACGCTTATAGGGGTAGAGGATCCGCAACAGAACAGAGATGACTAATCTGCTAATACAAACAGAAGAACCCTCTCAGAGTCAAACCCCGCTTCTAATTTCAattcaacatcaacaacaagCAGAGCAAAATGGGGATACTAATACTAATAGCAATAATAATGATACTAAGGAGAACGATGATGGTGACGATGACAGAGAGAATGATTATGACGATGAGCTGGAAGAGGAGAGTGAAGTGGAGGAGAGCTTGGCGCGGTTGGAGTGGTTTCTGACGGTGTTAGGGTTCAACCAGCACTCGGTGTCGAGTTTGGTGGTTTCGTGGAGCGTGTTTGCGGCGGTTGGAGTGGCGGCGCCACTTGTGGCGCTGTCCATGTGTAAGTGCTCGGAGTGCGATAGGTATGAAATTCAGAGCTTTGAAATGGTGATCGTGGCGTTTCAGGCGACTCTCGCCGCCGTATCCTTGATCTGTCTCTCTCACAACCTCCGCAAGTACGGTCTCCGCAGGTTCCTCTTCGTCGACCGCTACACCGGAAAGATACATTGCTTTCACCGCGACTATGTCGCTCAGATTTCGGTGGGGTTCCTTATTTTTTTGCTAGCTACAGCAATAATTGCTCTGTTTCTCCTCTACTTTACTTGCGTGCTTGATGCTTTATTTGATTCGAGTTTTTGGTgataaactttgtttttttttctattgtattTGGCGTGGTCAGGGATTTTGCTCGAAACGAGAATTTGTTGCTCTttgttctattattattattattattattactattattattattattattattattattattattattattattattattattattattattattattattattattNtattattattattattactattattattattattattattattattattattattattattattattattattattattattattattattattattgagtaTTTGCTTTATTTGAGAACTTTTCAAAATGAAAGGAGTCAAATCGTTGAATGTTATCTTGTATTGTTTCGGTTCTTCCTTGTTCGTTTTTATGAACATGTTATTATTCCTTATTATTCTTCCATTCCTCATCAAGCAtatctaaaatgtttttttttttttagaatagatAATGAGCGACTTGCACAGTTTCACAGGCgtttttcaatcaaaattagAGTTTCACTTCAGGAATTTGTATAATAAAAGATCATTGATCATTAAATGCCAACATAGTTACTTCTggaatttttatgataaaagattGATTAAATGTCAACATAGATTGCCGAAGTGAAACATACAATTTTATTGGATTACACAAGGCTAGTTTACTACGATATCTTCTGTAGAAACTACCTTACAAAGTCATACTATGCGATTTCTGATTAATTCATAGGGTCAAATTTTATGCATATTAAACCTTGCTTTTCCTGTAAATAGGGATCTATGCGCTTGCTTTTTCTGTGGGTTTTGCCATGTTTCCTTCTGAAGACCGCTCGAGAAATCATTCGCATTTTCTATGTTCAACATGGGTCCTGGTTGCTTTCATTCGCTATTCTATCAGCTTTGATTATATCCTGGACCTATATGAGTACAATTTCTCTGTCAGCCTGCATTTTATTTCACTTGGTCTGTAGTTTGCAAGTGATCCATTTTGATGATTATGGGAAGCTCTTGCAAAGGGAAAGTGATGTTATAGTTCTTATGGAAGAGCACATTCGGTTGCGTTATCATCTCTCCAAGATAAGTCATAGGTTCAGAATCTATCTGCTTCTGGAGTTCTTGGTTGTCACAGCTAGCCAGGTAGTGACGCTTTTGCAGGTCACTGGTTATGGTGAGATGCTTACATTCATTAATGGTGGAGACTTTGCTGTAAGTTCTGATCTACGTTCAAAGTGTTTATGCATTTAGATTTAATGATCtagtttctttcattttaccattcattttgttctttttttcgttcttttttctttcaggTATCCACACTTGTTCAGGTGGTGGGCATCATCATTTGTTTGCATGCCGCAACAAGAATTTCTCATAGAGCTCAAGGCATTGTTTCCCTTGCAAGCAGGTGGCATGCAATGCTAACATGCACATCTTCTGAGGCACCACAATTGAGGAGCTCTGCTAGTGCTGGGACATTGGAGGCTGCAAACCATTTGAATTCTATACATTTAGACTATTCTGAAAGTGATCTAGAGTCAATGGATTATGCTGGAATGTTTTCAAATACCCAATGGACTTCTTATGTGTCTTCACATCACAAGAGACAAGCTTTTGGTATGTATTTCCTGTCTGTAAAGAgatcaattttacattttttctcgttcgtgataaaaataaaacgtTTATAAAAACATCATATTATCATATATGCTTCCTTGGTGCTATcttataatttcttataatttcatcttacaCGGGGACATAAAATAATCTGATAATGTTACACTAA
This genomic stretch from Vigna radiata var. radiata cultivar VC1973A chromosome 7, Vradiata_ver6, whole genome shotgun sequence harbors:
- the LOC106765842 gene encoding uncharacterized protein LOC106765842 isoform X1 — translated: MTNLLIQTEEPSQSQTPLLISIQHQQQAEQNGDTNTNSNNNDTKENDDGDDDRENDYDDELEEESEVEESLARLEWFLTVLGFNQHSVSSLVVSWSVFAAVGVAAPLVALSMCKCSECDRYEIQSFEMVIVAFQATLAAVSLICLSHNLRKYGLRRFLFVDRYTGKIHCFHRDYVAQISGSMRLLFLWVLPCFLLKTAREIIRIFYVQHGSWLLSFAILSALIISWTYMSTISLSACILFHLVCSLQVIHFDDYGKLLQRESDVIVLMEEHIRLRYHLSKISHRFRIYLLLEFLVVTASQVVTLLQVTGYGEMLTFINGGDFAVSTLVQVVGIIICLHAATRISHRAQGIVSLASRWHAMLTCTSSEAPQLRSSASAGTLEAANHLNSIHLDYSESDLESMDYAGMFSNTQWTSYVSSHHKRQAFVMYLQTNPGGITIFGWTVDRSLVNTIFFLELSLVTFVLGQTLI
- the LOC106765842 gene encoding uncharacterized protein LOC106765842 isoform X3 produces the protein MTNLLIQTEEPSQSQTPLLISIQHQQQAEQNGDTNTNSNNNDTKENDDGDDDRENDYDDELEEESEVEESLARLEWFLTVLGFNQHSVSSLVVSWSVFAAVGVAAPLVALSMCKCSECDRYEIQSFEMVIVAFQATLAAVSLICLSHNLRKYGLRRFLFVDRYTGKIHCFHRDYVAQISGSMRLLFLWVLPCFLLKTAREIIRIFYVQHGSWLLSFAILSALIISWTYMSTISLSACILFHLVCSLQVIHFDDYGKLLQRESDVIVLMEEHIRLRYHLSKISHRFRIYLLLEFLVVTASQVVTLLQVTGYGEMLTFINGGDFAVSTLVQVVGIIICLHAATRISHRAQGIVSLASRWHAMLTCTSSEAPQLRSSASAGTLEAANHLNSIHLDYSESDLESMDYAGMFSNTQWTSYVSSHHKRQAFEC
- the LOC106765842 gene encoding uncharacterized protein LOC106765842 isoform X2, whose amino-acid sequence is MTNLLIQTEEPSQSQTPLLISIQHQQQAEQNGDTNTNSNNNDTKENDDGDDDRENDYDDELEEESEVEESLARLEWFLTVLGFNQHSVSSLVVSWSVFAAVGVAAPLVALSMCKCSECDRYEIQSFEMVIVAFQATLAAVSLICLSHNLRKYGLRRFLFVDRYTGKIHCFHRDYVAQISGSMRLLFLWVLPCFLLKTAREIIRIFYVQHGSWLLSFAILSALIISWTYMSTISLSACILFHLVCSLQVIHFDDYGKLLQRESDVIVLMEEHIRLRYHLSKISHRFRIYLLLEFLVVTASQVVTLLQVTGYGEMLTFINGGDFAVSTLVQVVGIIICLHAATRISHRAQGIVSLASRWHAMLTCTSSEAPQLRSSASAGTLEAANHLNSIHLDYSESDLESMDYAGMFSNTQWTSYVSSHHKRQAFGGFHAYYFLQICSDVFADKSRRNNNIWMDSGSVSSQHDFFP